ACTAGTTAGACAATCCGTAGATTTGGATGAATAGGATGCATACGCGAAACTCTTGTAACGTGGTTTGAGGATTTTTCAGTGTCATTCAGCATATATTATCCATGTTCTCACTCATAGGGATATATTCTGCAGGGAATATAATTTGCGGAGGGTATGAATAAGCCAAAAAAGATTTTTTGCATACGCAGTCTGTTAGCACAACTTATTTTCGTGGATAACAATCGACTTAGATAAAAAGTGAATGAGATGAAACAAACCATTAGCATAAATCGAGAAGCGTTTGAGGATTTGATGCGTGTAAGGGAAGAACTTGATGCCATAGTTGAATCTCTCGAACTCATGCATGATAAAGAGCTCATGGAATCCTATAAAAAGGCAAAAGAAGAGATAAAAAATAGGGAATTTGTTGATTGGAATGAGCTATAAGATACTTCCCACCAAACAATTTTTTAAACAAAACATCTATTAAGTACTGGTCAGTATGGAAGAAGAGATGCAGGTTCTAGAAGATTACGAAAAAGACAATCGGTGGATATCGGAAAACTATGAACAAATTAAAAAGGAATATACAGAGAAGTATATCGCCGTCAAAGATAAAAATATCATCGATGCTAACAAAAATTCAGATAAGTTGATAAAGCGGTTAAGGGAGAGAAATGAAGAGTTAGAAAGAATTGTAATTGAGTTTATTCCTTCCGAAGATTTCATTCTTGTTTTATAAAAACGAGAATAGAATTAGCCGTAAAAGAATTCGGTGGGGAATTGAAACCATTTGCAAATTTTCTGTGCAAATTTCCAAAACAACATAGAAAATTCGTTCCAATGTCTACCTTTATTGATACTGGCAGTCCAAATACTAATATCTGTTCGGTGGAATTAGAAAAAATTGGATTATCACTAAAACACCTTATAGATAAAGACGATTTCAAGCCTATACTTCTTGGCGGAGCTAAACATAAAGGTCATGTACTCAGAACGCCTGTAGAATTCAAATTTAAATGTGGGAAAGAGATTATATCTCTTAATTCTCCAACTGTATATGTTTTATTGCCTTTTAGGGGAGATAAAATAGGTATAAAACAATCTCGTGGTATACCTAATATAATTGGAGTGGATTTTCTCCAACACCACAATCTCGGACTATATTTCAACCCCTCAAAAAATATTGCTTATTTGGAGAAAGATTGAAGTGATTGTTCAATCAATCCCGTCCATTTATTTTGCCGATATTGGTCTATTGATATTTATCCATCCTTCATCTCTACGACCTGCATTATGACGGGCAGTTCACAAGCACATGCATTGACATGCTATTCTTCCCTTATAGATAGGTACTGCACGTAAACCCTCTGAAACTTTTGCTAACAAAAGAGAATGACGTAATAAAGGCATCATTTCAATTTCCGCATTTCAGCGTTCATGCCTGAAACAAAATTTCCCAAAACACCCAGTTCTGCTAACAAAAAAATTAGGGCATCGGCATTGCATAATACAGCCCTTTCCCCCTTCCGAAGTAAGGGATGCCATTTCGCTGTTCCCACACATCGACATCACCAATTCTGCCCTCAAAGCCTGCCATCCCAGCAAATCAAAACAAAAGTTTTAAATGAATTCTTATGCTGTGTGCAATAGAAATAGCCTATAACCCACCCTTACCCAAAATTCGGAGATTACCACAAAGATTCAAAGAAAAATATCCTAATATACCTTGGAAGAAAATATCAGGAATGAGAGATAAATATAATTGAGAAAGAGCAGAAAACGTGATGACTCTCACCGTCGTTCACCTTTAATTTCCTTCTGTTTTCAGACTTTCTCCATCGGCATATCTCAGCCCATCCACTTTTTTATTTCCATCATGTACTCTGCCACATCCACTAGATGCTCATTCACAATCTCCATCACCCGCTCTACATCCACCGCAGCATACCTATGGACCAGCAAGTTTCTAAACCTCGCCATTTTGGAAAGTTCTTCAGCAAGCTCGGTGGAAATTATGCCGTTTTTCCCAAGAGAAGTGAACATTTCTGAATACGTTTCTATCCGCTCCAGCCTCTTGGCAGCAATGATGTGATTTGCTATATCCAGGCAGGCTTCAATTATCTCGAAAAGAGAGAACTTGAGAGCCTGGTACCCCTTGAAGTCTTTCTCCACCTCTTCTGGCTTTATCCCCTTGTAGTTCTCTTTTACGAACCTAAGGTCTCTTTCAATTATGTCGAGTTTTGCCTCCATCAAATCCTTATCTATCATGTGCTCATCCTCATTTTATCGTATTCCTCATAATACGGTTTAAAGTCTATATACCTCTTGGTTACCTTGGTCTCAAACGAAACCCTCGCTTGCTCATCTCTGGAAAAAATGAGTTTACCATACCTTAAAACCTGGTTTAAAAACCTCAGCGATTTCCCATTTAAAATAACCACTTCCACGTTTTTCAAACCCGTTCTTTCTATTTCCTCGGCTATATTTACTTCATAAAACCCACAGGGGGTAAAATCTTCCTTCACAAAAATAGCAATATCCACATCACTTCCCTTATAATTCTCCTCCCTGGCTACAGAACCGTATAAATAAGCAAACAATATCTCGGAGTGTTGTCCAAACAACCGCTTCATTGATCCAATCGGTTCCATACACATAAAAGCAATGCAGGGATAAAAATTTGATGGTTTTTTGACAGCACTGAAAAGAAAAAAATGATGAAAAGTGAACATTTCATGTAAGCTGTTCTTGATTTCCTCTATGTTTTCAATCTATTGACTAAATCGTCTGGCGATACTAACTTTTGCCTCTTTTTCATGTCTTCCCAAATCTTTAACTGCTTGTACAACCAGAAATCCAGTTCATCATCATCCTGCGCATAAATGACTTTGCCACTTTCAAGTATTTCTCCCCTCAGGTACCATGGTATCTCGTCAAATATCACTATATCATATCTCTTATTTGAGGAAATTTGCAATATCTTATCATACAAATTTTTTAAATTAATGCCCTCTTTCTTTATCACACATATATCGATATCTGACTGTTTATCTGCATACCCTTTAGCAAAAGAACCATAAACCATTATTCCTTTAGCATATTGCACAATATCCTTTAAAGCATTTAGCATATTTTTTTTTATTTTCTTATCCATTCTAAAATCACCACTGAAAAATTTTTTAAGTAATCAACCAATTCTTTCATTGATTGATAAGCCATTTTATCATTTACACCATCATATTCATGAATCAGTCTATTTCTTAATCCATTTGCCTCTTTCAATTTCTTGCCCATTTCTTTTTCCAAAATTCCCTTTTCCACTAGAAAATTGATGTTGCTGTAATCATCTCTCGCTGAGGAGTTTAATCCTCTCCTAGCCAATGCACAGATATCAGACATGACTTCAACAGCTTCTTGAAATTCTTTATAAACAGCTTTCCGCAGCACTCTATCTTCCAAAATTTTTTCAGATAGATACTTTTCGATGAATTCTATTCTATCAACCAAGGTTTCAACTTTTTCCCTTATCCTACTTTTAATGCTCTGCTTCATTTTCGTCCTTTTATTTTTTATTATAACAAGAGTTCCTCTATAAGTTTTTCTATGAAAAAACGAAATGCAACGATTTCATAGTGAATGTTTGGCTGGTCTTATCTGGCACATACAGATTTACTGATGAATGATTTTTTCAATTGAATCGCTTAAGTCAATCAATTTCTCATTTTAACCTGTCCAGTGATCTGCTATCATAATTACGTCAGCCATATTTACTTCTCCATCACCGTTCACATCTGCATCTTCGCACCAGTGAGGGCTGCTCGAGTTTTCCATCCAATGCTGTGCAACAATCACAATATCGAATATATCAACATATCCATCACCATTTACATCCCACGGGAAACGAATAAACTTGCATATGGCATCAGGAATGATAGTTTCATCCGGCAAAGCCTCCATATGCCCTACATAATCTTCCGCAACAGAGTAAAACTGGTAGTAACCCATGCCTTCAGATGGAATAAATGTCCATGTATAGTCGTCTGTTTTGCTTCCATACATACTCCAATCACCCCATGTTTCGTTATCCTCACTATATCTATAATACAATCTAACCTCTTTTACACCGCCGTCATCGCTTGCGTTTACATTTACCTCAAACATATCACCATAAATTTTGTATGGCAAAGGCATGACGTATGATTGTGGAACGTCGCAATCAACAAAGACATCATTCCATTTCATTCCCTCTCTATTTCCTTCTTTATCGACGCTGTAAAATTCTATCTCATATTTTCCGCATGGCGGATATCCATATTCAATTCCCAGTTCTGCCAAATCGATGGGATAAAATGGTGGATATGCATTCCAAACTCCGTATTCCTCCCAGTTTAATAAAATATTCCACTTACTGGTCGAATAGTTCCATTTGAATATGCGGTAATAAGTATGATTTATACCCGATTGGCCACCCAAAGGCATGTCGGTGGCGACAAGGGTTATGGTTGTCTCATCTGTAATGTAATGCAAAATATAGCCACCGTCTCCGGCAAATAAAGTAATGTTATATACAAAACCGTGAAATTGCTTTACGGTAATCGGAGGAGCAGATTGAACTGTAACATTTGCCCACGCCTGGTCGTACATCCCCTCGTTGCAGGTAACATTTACGAAGTTATGCAGAATATTTCCGTCCTCAACAGAATGAGAAACATCCACAAAAATGGTTATTACTTCGGGAATGCCCACCTCCACCACATCGAATACCCACATTTTGTTTGCCATGTCATCAGGCGGCGGGTATGAATAATTGAAGGAAACATTATCATCATACAATTCCCTGAGTACAACGTTTGTTGCAGGGGCAGTGCCCGTGTTATTCACCCATATTTTGTACATAATCTTGCCACCGCTCTCAACAATGCTGGGAAAAGCTGCTTTCTCTATTTCCAGGGCAGGCAGCGATGTCACATTCGTTAATTCAGTTGTCTCATCACTTGATCCTTCATCGCATGTGACATTGGCATAGTTGCACAATATAGTGCCATTAGGGAGAGGAGGAATATTTACATGGATAGCAATAGTTTTGCTTTCACCTGCATTTATTCTTGAAATTACCCATGTATTATTACCATAAGTGGGGGACGGAACTGCATACGAAAATGTGGTATTTATGTCATATGTTTCCACTACAATAACATTGGTAGCATTTGCATCTCCAGTATTGTTTATCCACAAATAATAAACCAGCTCTTCTCCTGCCTGTATTGGATCATCACTGTCTGCTTTTTCTATTGATAAAACAGGAGATGATACAACAGTTAAATTTGCATATGCATGGCTGGTTGCATCGTTAATGTTATTGCCGTTGCTGTCCCAATGAAGTATTGCATCANNNNNNNNNNNNNNNNNNNNNNNNNNNNNNNNNNNNNNNNNNNNNNNNNNNNNNNNNNNNNNNNNNNNNNNNNNNNNNNNNNNNNNNNNNNNNNNNNNNNCACTCACATTGATAATACCGTTCCATGTTATCATATCGTGTATTGAATCGTATGAAGCTGTTCCCCCATCGGATGTTGCTGAACCGCTTTCATAGGTTGTATGTGCAGGGATATAATCCTGCAGTTCATTTCCTGGATTGTCGTGGTGATTCTTGTCACCCACATTGGTTACGTTTATGATATAATGAATTGTATCCTCTGGCCTAAGAGGAATGCCATTGATGTCGATAGCTTCTTTTGCTATAATCAATTCCGGGGCGGATATGACTTGCGTATTTTCATATGTTTCATTGGTTGCATCTTGAGTGCATGTCACATTGGCCGTGTTATTGAGCATTATGTTTTCTAACGGCATATGCACTTGCACCTTGATTTCAATGGGGTATATATCTCCAGGGCTTAATAGGGCAACGTGCCATTCATTATTGCCTACATTAGGGGAGGGATTGGCTGAAATGAAAGTTACATTTGCATCGTACATATCTTTTACGATTACATCGGTTGCATTGGCATTGCCATTATTTTCTACTGTTACAGTATAATTGAAGAATGTTCCCGGATGGACTGGATCATCACTGTCTGCTTTTTCTATTGATAAAACAGGAGATGATACAACAGTTAAATTTGCATATGCATGGCTGGTTGCATCGTTAATGTTATTGCCGTTGCTGTCCCAATGAAGTATTGCATCATTTGATATGAGTGTGCCATTATCCAATGGAAAATCAACTGTTACATTGAATTCTATGGTTACGGTCTCACTCACATTGATAATACCGTTCCATGTTATCATATCGTGTATTGAATCGTATGAAGCTGTTCCCCCATCGGATGTTGCTGAACCGCTTTCATAGGTTGTATGTGCAGGGATATAATCCTGCAGTTCGTTTCCTGGATTGTCGTGGTGATTCATATTTCCCGTGTTAGTTATATAGACTATGTAGTGTATTTTATCCCCGGGTTCTAAATACAAACCATTAATATCAACTGCTGTTTTATCTATCTCCATCAATGGTGCTGATGTTACATTAGTTGGCTCGGTGTCTTCATCAGTAGAGCCTTCATCACAGGTCACATTGACGGTATTGTATATTATTGTTCCGTTCTCCATGATAGATTTTGCTCTTGCACTTACGATGTATTTAACATAACTCCCCGGAGAAAGATTTGAAATGTGCCATGTTATTGTATCCCCATTATTATATCCTCCATCTGTGTCTATAATAGAAAGATTGCTTTCATCAAAATCATCTACAACCATAATATTTGTGGCATCCTCATTTCCGCTATTTGTTACATTTATGGTATACGTGAGCATACCTCCAGCACTAACGGGATCGGGATTATCATCCTTTATAACAGTGAGGGAGGGAGCCGTTACGATGAGTATATGTCCCTGATAATGTTCGGCTTCCCTGTTACCAAGCAAATCAATAGAGAACCACCTTATCTCATTTATGCCATAATGATCCATTGTGAACATGGCAGATATTGTTCCACTTGTTGGATTTACATCACCTGAACCATTGTCCAATATTGTTTTATTGACTACCAGTTCGTCCACAACATCATTGCCATTGCTGTCCCACCATATCTCATAATGAAGATAGTTAATGCCGACTGAGCAATTCCCATCGTCAGTTCCATTCAGCCATATTGGAGTTTCGTCTGTTACAGTATATTCATCCTCTCCTCCAACCTTTTTTGTTGTTACTGGAGGAATATTGTCCACATGCACATAGCTCGCTTTAGGAATATTTGGTTCTTCAAGACACCAGAAAGTATCGTTGCTACCCCATTCTTCACCCCAGTCGTAAAAAAGAATTTCTATTGCACCATCTCCATCAATGTCAGCTATACTTGGGGACGTATGGATTGGTCCATTTGTTAAAAATTTTGATAACAAAGAGCCATTTGTACCATATAACTTGTAAAGATAACCATCATCTGAACCTATGAACACATGCAAACTCTGCTCTCCATTACTATATCCGTAGAATCCTGTTCTGGCACATTCATGCCTGAACATCGGCCATTGCAAGCGATAAAGCGAGCCATCACAGGCAAGAGCTGGAGATGAATAGACTGCCCCTCCCGTGGTGTAGTTCCACTTAAGAGAGCCCGTATTATTGAGACAATAGACACTTCCATCAAGAGAACCAACAACGATATCAAGCTCACCGTCTCCATCGACATCGCCGATGGCTGGAGATGAGTAGACTGCCCCTCCCGTTGAAAAATTCCATTCAACACTTCCTGTATTGCCATCCCATTGAAGACAATATACATTTGTATCATTTGAGCCAACAACAATCTCCAGATAAGGATCGTCATCAATATTTGCAATGGCAGCAGAAGAATAAATGCTATCGTTCGTTGTAAAGCTCCATTCAGTAGTCCCTGTCGCTCCGTCAATAACGTAAACAGTATTATCAAGCGATCCTATAATTACCTCCATATGGCTATCATTATCTATATCCGCTACAGCAGGAGATGCTATGATTGGCTGGCTGTTATTGACGACCCACAAAACATCCCAATCAACCCCCTCTACCCCAAGGCTACCATAAGCCTTAGTCCATGGAAAATAAGGGGAACGACCATAATAATCCCGCGGTAAAGTAAAACCATCATCCGTGCCATCGGAATTGTCGCCATCAAAGCACCATAAATTGTTGTAAGGATTGTTCCCTATTACCAGTTCCAGTCCATTCAAGTGTGGGTCATCATCGACAATGTCTGCAAGTGCAGGAGATGAATGCCAACAAAATTTCCCTCCAGGAGCTCCCCCGGGGGGTAAAGTCGGGAAAGTCCAAAGAAAATTTCCATTATTATCCATAACTTCCACCTCCCATCCACTGGTTGTCCCTGCTGCTATTTCTAATGCGCCGTCCCCATCGATATCACATATTGCCGGTGAGCTTCTCGCTTCATCCGTTTTAGTGTCTCTTGCCCATACTATATCTCCATTAGAAGACCAGCATCGCCATAATCCATTTGCACTAGCATTTATTTCTGGATAGAAATTTTTTGCTTCATCGCTTCCACATACGATCTCCATTTCGGGTGTAAAATTAAAAAGATCTGCGATAGCAGGAGAAGAGCCGAATACCATTTTTTTATACTGATCTTTGTAAAAGCTCTGGTCTTCCCAACAATGTGTGACCATGGGTTGATAAGAATAGTTCCACTGCTCCTGCAATTGGCTTTCGCCAGAGGTTTCAACATTACCTGCATAATCAACGCTATAAAAAATAATCCTATGGTGACAAGAATTTGAAATAGTGAAGTATGTAGAAATACTTCCCGAGGAATTATCAGAATCGTTTAGATCATTATCGTAAACGGTTACATTTTTCTCAAGAATTTCAAATATTCCATCTCCATTGCTGTCACACCACACCCCATAGTGTGTATAATTTACTCCACTATAATCATCTGTTGCATTAAGCCATATTTCTGTAGATGAATTAATCCATTTTCCTCTTTCGTCCTCATAAAACGGTGCAGCATATTTTATTGAGGTAACTGGCGGCGTCGTATCGCCGTCTGTTTCAGAAAAAAATTCCCCGTGAGAGTTGTTTATACTCGATAAAACAGAAGTGAGAAGTAAAATTACCGTGCTTATTACAATAAAAACGATCAATCGTTTTTTGTTATTAGTACCCATATATTCCATAATGCATTGTTTGCATTTAAAATTAACCTTCCAATAAGAAAGTAGAAAATTTCAGATGCAACTACCCGAAGGGCAATATAAATCTGCATCCAAGCATGATTCTTGTAATTTTCAGAAATATTATATGCAGGAAACTGTTCCAGGGCTCGTGAAAGTCGAATGGAAGAATTATCCCATTGATGTAATCATCTGCCTTGCATGGAGCATTGCCACATTTATGGCGGTAATTCTTGACTTGCACGCGATAAGGGTACTGTTTGGTCTGCCATTCATCCTATTTATCCCTGGATATGTACTTGTATTCGCTTTATTTCCCGGGCGCGATATAAGCTTAATAGAAAGGATTGCATTGAGTTTCGGCCTTTCTATTGCAATAGTGCCTCTCATAGGGCTAGCCCTTAATTACACCCCGTGGGGAATCCGCCTTGAACCGATTTTAATAAGCCTTACCTCTTTTGTTTTTGTCATTTCTGCTATTGGATGGTACAGATGGCAACATTTACCAGTAAGGCATCATCCACCACTAAAAAGAAGGTTTTTCGTGTCCATTGATATTCATTTTCCAAAAGGTGATAGCAAGCTGGAAAACGTTTTGACTGTTGTCCTCATCATCTCCATTCTAATTTCTGTCTCGCTTCTCGCCTATATCGTTGTTACACCCCATGTTGGCGAATCGTTCACCGAATTTTATCTCCTCGGCCCAAGCGGAAAGGCGGAAGGATACCCAACGAATCTTTCCTTAGGGGAAAACGGGACAGTCATCATAGGCATCGCCAATCATGAACACGAGGTTATAAATTATACTGTGGAAATATGGCTCGTAAATCAATCATGGAGATACAACGAATCCTCCAAAGAAAACGAGAGTGCTGTTCACGACATGTGGTTTATGAAAAAAATAGAAGTTCAATTGAATTTTACCACACCAAACATGGAGGAGGAATGGAAATCTCAATGGGAATATAATTATTCATTTAATATAACAAAGAGAGGCTCTTTCAAAGTTGCTTTTCTCCTTTTTAAAGGCGAAACCAACGAGTTCATAGAGGGAAATGATTATCCGGAAGAAGAAAAAAGGCTTTCACAGGCTTATAGGGAATGCCACCTGTGGATCACCATGAATAATCCGCCCGTGGCAAACTTTACGTACAATCCTTGCAGTCCAACCACGACAGACAGCATTACCTTCATTGACACAAGCTTTGACTCGGATGGTTACATTGTCAATCGGTCGTGGGATTTCGGTGACGGTAATAGGAGTTACGGCGAAAACACACTTATATTCGATGGTGTAAATGACTATATTGATTGCGGCAATGATACAAGCCCAAATATTACTACTAACTGCACCATCGAGTTTTGGTTCAAACCACGTGACTTTACCAGGAATTACTCTTGTTTGATTCAAAAAAATGGTGCCTATGCCATTCAGTTCTTACCTTCCAAGAAAGCTCTCCGACTCTATGATTACGGTCACGAAAGTTCTGTAGACAGCGATGCCATCTTTACAGAAGGTGAGTGGCAGCATGCAGCAATGGTGAAGAATGGCTCACGTGTAACCTGGTATAGAAACGGTGTAATTGCAGGCAAAGGAACATTGGCCGGTGATGCATTTTCCACTTCTATGGCCGCACTGTATATCGGCATTGACAAGGATTTATCTAGCAATGCCTTCAGCGGAGATATAAAGGGGGTAAGAATTTACAACCGGACTCTAATGGACATCG
This region of Candidatus Thermoplasmatota archaeon genomic DNA includes:
- a CDS encoding DUF5678 domain-containing protein, whose translation is MEEEMQVLEDYEKDNRWISENYEQIKKEYTEKYIAVKDKNIIDANKNSDKLIKRLRERNEELERIVIEFIPSEDFILVL
- a CDS encoding DUF86 domain-containing protein; the encoded protein is MIDKDLMEAKLDIIERDLRFVKENYKGIKPEEVEKDFKGYQALKFSLFEIIEACLDIANHIIAAKRLERIETYSEMFTSLGKNGIISTELAEELSKMARFRNLLVHRYAAVDVERVMEIVNEHLVDVAEYMMEIKKWMG
- a CDS encoding nucleotidyltransferase domain-containing protein, with product MEPIGSMKRLFGQHSEILFAYLYGSVAREENYKGSDVDIAIFVKEDFTPCGFYEVNIAEEIERTGLKNVEVVILNGKSLRFLNQVLRYGKLIFSRDEQARVSFETKVTKRYIDFKPYYEEYDKMRMST
- a CDS encoding nucleotidyltransferase domain-containing protein, with the translated sequence MDKKIKKNMLNALKDIVQYAKGIMVYGSFAKGYADKQSDIDICVIKKEGINLKNLYDKILQISSNKRYDIVIFDEIPWYLRGEILESGKVIYAQDDDELDFWLYKQLKIWEDMKKRQKLVSPDDLVNRLKT
- a CDS encoding DUF86 domain-containing protein; its protein translation is MVDRIEFIEKYLSEKILEDRVLRKAVYKEFQEAVEVMSDICALARRGLNSSARDDYSNINFLVEKGILEKEMGKKLKEANGLRNRLIHEYDGVNDKMAYQSMKELVDYLKNFSVVILEWIRK
- a CDS encoding dockerin type I domain-containing protein, yielding DAILHWDSNGNNINDATSHAYANLTVVSSPVLSIEKADSDDPIQAGEELVYYLWINNTGDANATNVIVVETYDINTTFSYAVPSPTYGNNTWVISRINAGESKTIAIHVNIPPLPNGTILCNYANVTCDEGSSDETTELTNVTSLPALEIEKAAFPSIVESGGKIMYKIWVNNTGTAPATNVVLRELYDDNVSFNYSYPPPDDMANKMWVFDVVEVGIPEVITIFVDVSHSVEDGNILHNFVNVTCNEGMYDQAWANVTVQSAPPITVKQFHGFVYNITLFAGDGGYILHYITDETTITLVATDMPLGGQSGINHTYYRIFKWNYSTSKWNILLNWEEYGVWNAYPPFYPIDLAELGIEYGYPPCGKYEIEFYSVDKEGNREGMKWNDVFVDCDVPQSYVMPLPYKIYGDMFEVNVNASDDGGVKEVRLYYRYSEDNETWGDWSMYGSKTDDYTWTFIPSEGMGYYQFYSVAEDYVGHMEALPDETIIPDAICKFIRFPWDVNGDGYVDIFDIVIVAQHWMENSSSPHWCEDADVNGDGEVNMADVIMIADHWTG
- a CDS encoding FG-GAP-like repeat-containing protein, producing the protein MGTNNKKRLIVFIVISTVILLLTSVLSSINNSHGEFFSETDGDTTPPVTSIKYAAPFYEDERGKWINSSTEIWLNATDDYSGVNYTHYGVWCDSNGDGIFEILEKNVTVYDNDLNDSDNSSGSISTYFTISNSCHHRIIFYSVDYAGNVETSGESQLQEQWNYSYQPMVTHCWEDQSFYKDQYKKMVFGSSPAIADLFNFTPEMEIVCGSDEAKNFYPEINASANGLWRCWSSNGDIVWARDTKTDEARSSPAICDIDGDGALEIAAGTTSGWEVEVMDNNGNFLWTFPTLPPGGAPGGKFCWHSSPALADIVDDDPHLNGLELVIGNNPYNNLWCFDGDNSDGTDDGFTLPRDYYGRSPYFPWTKAYGSLGVEGVDWDVLWVVNNSQPIIASPAVADIDNDSHMEVIIGSLDNTVYVIDGATGTTEWSFTTNDSIYSSAAIANIDDDPYLEIVVGSNDTNVYCLQWDGNTGSVEWNFSTGGAVYSSPAIGDVDGDGELDIVVGSLDGSVYCLNNTGSLKWNYTTGGAVYSSPALACDGSLYRLQWPMFRHECARTGFYGYSNGEQSLHVFIGSDDGYLYKLYGTNGSLLSKFLTNGPIHTSPSIADIDGDGAIEILFYDWGEEWGSNDTFWCLEEPNIPKASYVHVDNIPPVTTKKVGGEDEYTVTDETPIWLNGTDDGNCSVGINYLHYEIWWDSNGNDVVDELVVNKTILDNGSGDVNPTSGTISAMFTMDHYGINEIRWFSIDLLGNREAEHYQGHILIVTAPSLTVIKDDNPDPVSAGGMLTYTINVTNSGNEDATNIMVVDDFDESNLSIIDTDGGYNNGDTITWHISNLSPGSYVKYIVSARAKSIMENGTIIYNTVNVTCDEGSTDEDTEPTNVTSAPLMEIDKTAVDINGLYLEPGDKIHYIVYITNTGNMNHHDNPGNELQDYIPAHTTYESGSATSDGGTASYDSIHDMITWNGIINVSETVTIEFNVTVDFPLDNGTLISNDAILHWDSNGNNINDATSHAYANLTVVSSPVLSIEKADSDDPVHPGTFFNYTVTVENNGNANATDVIVKDMYDANVTFISANPSPNVGNNEWHVALLSPGDIYPIEIKVQVHMPLENIMLNNTANVTCTQDATNETYENTQVISAPELIIAKEAIDINGIPLRPEDTIHYIINVTNVGDKNHHDNPGNELQDYIPAHTTYESGSATSDGGTASYDSIHDMITWNGIINVS
- a CDS encoding DUF1616 domain-containing protein, producing the protein MKVEWKNYPIDVIICLAWSIATFMAVILDLHAIRVLFGLPFILFIPGYVLVFALFPGRDISLIERIALSFGLSIAIVPLIGLALNYTPWGIRLEPILISLTSFVFVISAIGWYRWQHLPVRHHPPLKRRFFVSIDIHFPKGDSKLENVLTVVLIISILISVSLLAYIVVTPHVGESFTEFYLLGPSGKAEGYPTNLSLGENGTVIIGIANHEHEVINYTVEIWLVNQSWRYNESSKENESAVHDMWFMKKIEVQLNFTTPNMEEEWKSQWEYNYSFNITKRGSFKVAFLLFKGETNEFIEGNDYPEEEKRLSQAYRECHLWITMNNPPVANFTYNPCSPTTTDSITFIDTSFDSDGYIVNRSWDFGDGNRSYGENTLIFDGVNDYIDCGNDTSPNITTNCTIEFWFKPRDFTRNYSCLIQKNGAYAIQFLPSKKALRLYDYGHESSVDSDAIFTEGEWQHAAMVKNGSRVTWYRNGVIAGKGTLAGDAFSTSMAALYIGIDKDLSSNAFSGDIKGVRIYNRTLMDIEIENNYQGNITTGGLVSWWMLNEGHGSIAYDSTPNYNRGTIFGATWKNCARHSYAAGGNYMVTLVVRDDDGGKDSISKPVAVT